From one Chlamydiifrater phoenicopteri genomic stretch:
- the rpmB gene encoding 50S ribosomal protein L28: MSRRCQITGKRPERGFTYTLRGIAKKKKGIGLKVTGKTKRRFLPNIIKKRLWSPEENRFLKLKISTSALRLIDKMGLKKALASSKSSKSS, translated from the coding sequence ATGTCTAGAAGATGCCAAATTACAGGCAAAAGACCCGAGAGAGGTTTTACCTATACCCTGCGTGGTATTGCCAAAAAAAAGAAGGGAATCGGTTTAAAGGTTACAGGAAAGACTAAAAGACGCTTTCTCCCTAACATCATCAAAAAACGTCTTTGGTCCCCAGAAGAAAATAGGTTTTTGAAGCTCAAAATTTCTACCAGCGCTCTTCGTTTGATTGATAAGATGGGCTTAAAGAAGGCGTTAGCTTCTAGTAAGTCTTCAAAAAGTTCCTAG